One Nodosilinea sp. FACHB-141 DNA segment encodes these proteins:
- a CDS encoding HAMP domain-containing protein, whose amino-acid sequence MTTAQTLTETNSFDLKQLLKVLTEVKKGNFSVRMPVDQTGIAGKVADTLNDIIDKNEQITTELERISGVVGKEGKTNERASLGGAKGSWKACEGSINTLIVDLVQPMAAITRVIRSVANGDLSQAIATEIEGRSLQGEFLQTAQIVNTMVSQLQSFASEVTRVAREVGTEGKLGVQAEVKGVAGTWKDLTDNVNSMAGNLTAQVRNIAEVTTAVANGDLSKKITVDVKGEILDLKSTINIMVDQLNSFASEVTRVAREVGTEGKLGVQAQVPGVAGTWKDLTDSVNSMAGNLTAQVRNIAEVTTAVANGDLSKKITVDVKGEILDLKSTINTMVDQLNSFASEVTRVAREVGAEGKLGGQAEVRGVAGTWKDLTDSVNFMAGNLTGQVRNIAEVATAIANGDLSRKITVDVKGEILELKNTVNTMVDQLNSFASEVTRVAREVGTEGKLGVQAEVKGVAGTWKDLTDNVNLMAGNLTGQVRNIAEVATAIANGDLSRKITVDVKGEILELKNTVNTMVDQLNSFASEVTRVAREVGADGKLGGQAQVRGVAGTWKDLTDSVNFMAGSLTAQVRNIAEVTTAVANGDLSKKITVDVKGEILDLKSTINIMVDQLNSFASEVTRVAREVGTEGKLGVQAEVRGVAGTWKDLTDSVNSMAGNLTAQVRNIADVTTAVANGDLSKKITVDVKGEILELKNTINTMVDQLSSFASEVTRVAREVGTEGKLGVQAEVPGVAGTWKDLTDNVNSMAGNLTGQVRNIADVATAIATGDLSKKITVQVKGEILELKNTINIMVDQLSSFASEVTRVAREVGAEGKLGVQADVRGVAGTWKDLTDSVNFMAGSLTAQVRNIAAVTTAVANGDLSKKITVDVKGEILELKNTVNTMVDQLNSFASEVTRVAREVGAEGKLGVQAQVPGVAGTWKDLTDSVNFMAGSLTAQVRNIAEVTTAVANGDLSKKITVDVKGEILDLKSTINIMVDQLNSFASEVTRVAREVGTEGKLGVQAQVSGVAGTWKDLTDSVNSMAGNLTAQVRNIAEVSTAIANGDLSKKITVDVRGEIFELKNTVNTMVDQLSSFASEVTRVAREVGTEGKLGGQAQVIGVAGIWKDLTDNVNSMAGNLTAQVRGIAKVVTAVANGNLKQKLMLDAKGEIETLADTINEMIDTLATFADQVTTVAREVGIEGKLGGQAKVPGASGTWRDLTDNVNELAANLTTQVRAIAEVATAVTKGDLTRVIAVEAQGEVAILKDNVNQMIANLRETTQKNIEQDWLKTNLAKFTRMLQGQRDLETVSKLILSELAPLVSAQHGVFYLLETSEIHPPFLKLLSTYAYRERKSLANRFYLGEGLVGQCALEKERILVTEVPSDYIRINSGLGEASPMNVVVLPVLFEGQVTAVVELASFNHFNEIHLTFFDQLTESIAIVLNTIAASMRTEELLKQSQSLAEEMQGQQTELTDTNRRLEQQAQSLKASEDLLKSQQEQLQRTNEELQEKAELLAKQNSEVERKNSEIEQARLSLEEKAEQLALTSKYKSEFLANMSHELRTPLNSLLILARLLSDNSESNLTHKQVEYSQTIYSAGNDLLGLINDILDLAKIESGTISVNAEPILFADLQVHLERTFRQVAVDRKLDFHMHFSEQLPRTLYTDAKRLQQVLKNLLANAFKFTERGQVELDVSVVTQGWSLEKARLNQADQVIAFAVTDTGIGIAPEKQQIIFEAFQQEDGTTSRRYGGTGLGLSISREIAQLLGGEIRLTSELDQGSTFTLYLPVTYVDRHENGETGRREGREQRTISVEARRAPTPNGSTAYSASSATALRPTEVASPAPSEGIRAAIPVTATQVGTFSVDPTLEDDRVSIEPNDRSLLIIEDDVNFARILLDLSREHGFKGLVATRGDVGLQMAREFQPSAIMLDIRLPILDGWTVLNYLKHDPDTRHIPVHIMTVEDGQDRSLRQGAIAYLQKPVSSESLLNALASMKEFVERLVKSLLVVEDDDQQRQSIVDLIGNSDVSITAVATAAETIAAIRDQQFDCVVLDLLLPDAKDFELLEQIKREPNLGRLPIIVYTGKDLTAQEETELHRLSDTLIIKDARSPERLLDETSLFLHRIQANLPEHQRLMLEQVRRNDPILADKKVLIVDDDVRNIFALTSLLERQQMQVLYAESGRDGINTLQANPDIDVVLMDIMMPGMDGYETMGEIRQISQFADLPMIALTAKAMKGDREKCLEAGANDYITKPVEMEQLLSLLRVWLSRSRD is encoded by the coding sequence ATGACAACCGCTCAAACCCTCACTGAGACCAATAGCTTCGACCTGAAGCAACTGCTTAAAGTTTTGACTGAAGTGAAGAAAGGAAACTTCTCAGTGCGAATGCCGGTTGATCAGACGGGTATCGCAGGAAAAGTTGCCGATACGCTCAATGACATCATTGACAAGAACGAGCAGATCACCACTGAGCTAGAGCGGATCAGTGGAGTGGTGGGGAAAGAGGGTAAGACGAATGAACGAGCTTCGTTGGGTGGAGCAAAAGGCTCGTGGAAAGCCTGTGAAGGGTCAATCAACACGCTGATTGTGGATTTAGTGCAGCCGATGGCGGCGATTACACGGGTGATTCGATCTGTGGCCAATGGTGACCTGTCGCAGGCGATCGCAACGGAGATTGAAGGGCGATCGCTGCAAGGGGAGTTTCTGCAAACGGCACAAATCGTTAACACGATGGTGTCCCAGCTTCAGTCCTTTGCTTCTGAGGTGACGCGGGTAGCGCGGGAAGTGGGAACTGAAGGTAAGTTGGGCGTGCAGGCCGAAGTAAAAGGGGTGGCCGGCACCTGGAAGGATTTGACCGATAACGTCAACTCGATGGCGGGGAACCTGACGGCGCAGGTGCGGAACATTGCCGAAGTGACGACCGCTGTAGCCAATGGCGACCTATCCAAGAAAATTACGGTGGATGTTAAAGGCGAAATTCTCGACCTGAAAAGCACCATCAACATCATGGTGGATCAGCTCAACTCCTTTGCCTCTGAGGTAACGCGGGTAGCGCGTGAGGTGGGAACCGAAGGAAAATTGGGCGTGCAGGCGCAGGTGCCAGGGGTAGCGGGCACCTGGAAGGATTTGACCGACTCCGTGAACTCCATGGCCGGTAACCTGACGGCGCAGGTGCGGAACATTGCCGAAGTGACGACGGCCGTGGCAAACGGCGACCTATCCAAGAAGATTACGGTAGACGTAAAAGGTGAAATTCTCGATCTGAAAAGCACCATTAACACAATGGTGGATCAACTCAACTCCTTTGCTTCGGAAGTAACCCGGGTGGCGCGAGAAGTAGGCGCTGAGGGTAAGTTGGGCGGACAGGCAGAGGTGCGCGGCGTGGCTGGCACCTGGAAAGACTTGACCGACTCAGTAAACTTCATGGCTGGTAACTTGACTGGCCAGGTGCGAAACATTGCCGAAGTGGCAACGGCGATCGCCAACGGCGACCTATCCCGCAAAATCACGGTCGATGTCAAAGGTGAAATTCTGGAGCTGAAGAACACCGTCAACACAATGGTGGATCAGCTGAATTCCTTTGCCTCTGAGGTGACGCGGGTGGCGCGGGAGGTGGGCACCGAAGGAAAACTGGGCGTGCAGGCGGAAGTAAAAGGGGTGGCCGGCACCTGGAAAGACCTGACCGACAACGTGAACCTGATGGCTGGCAATTTGACCGGGCAGGTACGAAACATTGCTGAGGTGGCAACGGCGATCGCTAACGGCGACCTGTCCCGCAAAATCACGGTCGATGTCAAAGGTGAGATTCTGGAGCTAAAAAACACCGTCAACACGATGGTGGATCAGCTGAACTCCTTTGCCTCGGAGGTGACACGGGTAGCGCGGGAAGTGGGAGCTGATGGAAAACTGGGCGGGCAGGCGCAAGTGCGTGGGGTTGCCGGCACCTGGAAGGATTTGACTGACTCGGTAAACTTCATGGCGGGCAGTTTGACCGCGCAGGTGCGGAATATCGCCGAAGTCACAACGGCGGTGGCGAACGGTGACCTGTCTAAAAAGATCACGGTGGATGTTAAGGGCGAAATTCTCGACCTGAAAAGCACCATCAACATCATGGTGGATCAACTTAACTCCTTTGCCTCTGAGGTAACGCGGGTAGCGCGGGAAGTGGGAACCGAAGGAAAACTGGGCGTACAGGCCGAGGTGCGCGGTGTTGCCGGCACCTGGAAGGATTTGACCGACTCGGTAAACTCGATGGCGGGTAACCTGACGGCGCAGGTGCGGAATATTGCCGATGTGACAACCGCTGTGGCGAACGGCGATCTGTCTAAGAAGATCACGGTGGATGTTAAAGGTGAAATTCTGGAACTGAAGAACACCATCAACACCATGGTGGATCAACTCAGTTCCTTTGCCTCTGAGGTAACACGGGTCGCACGGGAAGTAGGCACCGAAGGGAAACTGGGCGTGCAGGCGGAAGTTCCTGGCGTTGCCGGCACCTGGAAAGACCTGACCGACAATGTGAACTCGATGGCCGGCAACCTGACCGGGCAGGTGCGAAACATTGCTGATGTGGCAACAGCGATCGCCACCGGCGACCTGTCCAAGAAGATTACCGTGCAGGTGAAAGGTGAAATCTTAGAGCTGAAAAACACCATTAACATCATGGTGGACCAGCTCAGCTCCTTTGCCTCTGAGGTAACGCGGGTGGCACGGGAAGTGGGGGCCGAAGGCAAACTGGGGGTGCAGGCTGACGTCCGCGGCGTTGCTGGCACCTGGAAAGATCTCACCGATTCTGTAAACTTTATGGCCGGCAGTTTGACGGCGCAGGTGCGGAACATCGCGGCCGTGACGACGGCCGTAGCCAATGGCGACCTGTCCAAGAAAATCACGGTGGATGTCAAAGGCGAAATTTTAGAGCTGAAAAACACCGTCAATACGATGGTGGATCAGTTAAACTCCTTTGCCTCGGAAGTAACGCGGGTGGCGCGGGAAGTGGGCGCCGAAGGGAAGTTGGGCGTACAGGCGCAAGTTCCTGGTGTGGCTGGCACCTGGAAAGATCTGACCGACTCGGTAAACTTCATGGCGGGTAGTTTGACGGCGCAGGTGCGGAACATTGCCGAAGTGACAACGGCGGTGGCAAACGGCGATCTCTCCAAGAAGATCACGGTAGACGTAAAGGGTGAAATTCTCGACCTCAAAAGCACCATCAACATCATGGTGGATCAGCTCAACTCCTTCGCCTCTGAGGTAACGCGGGTGGCGCGGGAGGTGGGAACCGAAGGCAAATTGGGTGTACAGGCGCAGGTGTCGGGTGTTGCCGGGACCTGGAAAGATTTGACCGATTCGGTAAACTCGATGGCGGGCAATCTGACGGCGCAGGTGCGGAACATTGCCGAAGTCTCGACTGCGATCGCCAACGGCGACCTGTCCAAGAAAATTACCGTAGATGTGCGCGGTGAGATCTTTGAACTGAAAAATACCGTCAACACGATGGTGGATCAGCTGAGTTCCTTTGCCTCCGAGGTAACGCGGGTAGCGCGGGAAGTGGGCACCGAAGGAAAACTGGGCGGTCAAGCCCAGGTGATTGGCGTAGCGGGCATCTGGAAAGACCTGACCGACAACGTAAACTCAATGGCTGGCAACCTGACGGCGCAGGTCCGAGGTATCGCTAAAGTCGTGACTGCCGTAGCCAACGGCAACCTGAAACAGAAGTTGATGCTGGATGCCAAAGGGGAAATTGAAACCCTAGCAGACACGATCAACGAGATGATCGACACTCTGGCAACCTTCGCCGACCAGGTGACAACCGTAGCGCGGGAAGTAGGAATCGAAGGAAAACTGGGTGGTCAGGCGAAAGTACCGGGGGCCTCAGGCACCTGGCGGGATCTGACCGACAACGTAAACGAGCTGGCGGCAAACTTGACGACCCAGGTACGAGCGATTGCCGAAGTGGCCACCGCCGTGACTAAGGGCGATTTGACGCGGGTGATTGCGGTTGAGGCCCAGGGCGAAGTTGCCATTCTGAAAGATAACGTCAACCAGATGATCGCCAACCTGCGCGAAACCACCCAGAAAAACATCGAGCAAGACTGGCTCAAAACCAACCTGGCAAAATTTACGCGGATGCTGCAGGGACAGCGCGATCTGGAAACGGTTTCCAAGCTGATCTTGTCCGAACTGGCTCCCCTGGTATCCGCCCAACACGGCGTCTTCTACCTACTAGAAACCAGCGAGATCCATCCCCCGTTCCTGAAATTGCTCAGCACCTACGCCTATCGAGAGCGCAAGAGTCTAGCCAATCGCTTCTATCTCGGCGAGGGCTTGGTCGGACAATGTGCCCTCGAGAAAGAGCGCATTCTGGTCACTGAGGTGCCCTCAGACTACATCAGGATCAACTCTGGACTGGGTGAAGCTTCACCGATGAACGTGGTCGTGTTGCCCGTTCTGTTTGAGGGTCAGGTGACGGCCGTAGTCGAACTAGCTTCCTTCAACCACTTCAATGAAATTCACCTCACTTTCTTCGACCAATTGACCGAAAGTATCGCGATCGTTCTCAACACGATCGCTGCCAGTATGCGAACCGAGGAACTGCTGAAACAGTCCCAATCTCTGGCGGAAGAAATGCAGGGTCAACAAACTGAGCTCACCGACACCAACCGGCGTTTGGAGCAACAGGCGCAATCCTTGAAAGCGTCAGAGGACTTACTCAAGAGTCAGCAAGAGCAATTACAACGGACCAACGAAGAACTGCAAGAAAAAGCCGAACTATTGGCGAAGCAGAACAGCGAAGTAGAGCGCAAAAACAGCGAAATCGAGCAGGCACGATTGTCTTTGGAAGAAAAAGCTGAACAGCTAGCGCTCACTTCTAAATACAAGTCTGAGTTTCTGGCAAACATGTCCCACGAACTCCGAACTCCGCTGAACAGCTTGCTGATTCTGGCTCGACTCCTGTCCGACAACAGTGAGAGCAACTTGACCCACAAACAGGTGGAATACTCTCAGACCATTTACTCTGCCGGAAATGACTTGCTAGGGCTGATTAACGACATCCTCGATCTGGCGAAGATCGAATCCGGCACAATTTCAGTGAATGCCGAGCCTATCCTGTTTGCCGATCTGCAAGTGCATCTAGAGCGTACCTTCCGTCAGGTCGCCGTCGATCGCAAACTCGATTTTCACATGCACTTCAGCGAGCAACTGCCACGCACCCTTTACACCGATGCCAAGCGGCTGCAACAGGTATTGAAAAACTTGCTGGCAAACGCCTTCAAGTTCACAGAGCGGGGACAGGTAGAGTTAGACGTCAGCGTCGTCACCCAGGGTTGGAGCCTAGAGAAAGCCAGATTAAATCAGGCGGATCAGGTGATTGCCTTTGCGGTGACCGATACGGGCATCGGCATTGCTCCAGAGAAGCAGCAGATTATCTTTGAAGCCTTCCAGCAAGAAGATGGGACAACGAGCCGCCGCTATGGTGGCACCGGTTTGGGCCTGTCGATTAGCCGGGAGATCGCCCAACTTTTGGGAGGTGAAATTCGCCTGACGAGTGAACTGGATCAAGGCAGTACGTTCACCCTATATCTGCCAGTGACCTATGTGGATCGCCATGAGAATGGGGAGACAGGCAGACGGGAAGGTCGGGAGCAGAGAACTATTTCGGTAGAAGCCCGCAGAGCGCCAACTCCAAATGGCTCTACGGCTTACTCGGCTAGCTCGGCGACCGCATTGCGCCCCACAGAAGTCGCGTCACCCGCCCCGTCAGAGGGCATCCGAGCCGCTATTCCGGTCACCGCAACTCAAGTGGGTACCTTTTCAGTTGATCCGACGCTAGAAGACGATCGCGTTTCGATCGAACCCAATGATCGCTCTTTGCTAATTATCGAAGATGACGTTAACTTCGCCCGCATCTTGCTCGATCTGTCGCGGGAACACGGCTTCAAAGGCTTAGTGGCCACCCGGGGAGATGTGGGATTACAGATGGCGCGAGAATTTCAGCCCTCTGCCATCATGCTTGACATCCGGTTGCCCATTTTGGACGGTTGGACCGTACTGAACTACCTCAAGCACGACCCTGATACCCGCCACATTCCAGTTCACATTATGACCGTGGAAGATGGACAAGATCGCAGCTTGCGGCAGGGCGCGATCGCCTACCTCCAAAAACCCGTCAGCAGTGAATCTCTGCTTAATGCCCTGGCAAGCATGAAAGAGTTTGTGGAACGGTTAGTCAAGAGCTTGTTAGTGGTAGAAGACGACGACCAGCAACGCCAAAGCATCGTCGATTTGATTGGAAACAGCGATGTCAGCATCACGGCAGTTGCAACCGCTGCCGAAACCATAGCCGCTATTCGCGACCAACAGTTTGATTGTGTAGTCCTCGATCTGCTGCTGCCCGATGCTAAGGATTTTGAGCTACTCGAACAAATCAAGCGCGAACCGAACTTAGGTCGCCTGCCGATCATTGTTTACACGGGCAAAGATCTAACCGCTCAGGAAGAAACAGAATTGCACCGCCTGTCCGACACCTTAATCATCAAGGATGCGCGATCGCCCGAACGTCTGCTCGACGAAACCAGTTTATTCCTCCATCGGATTCAGGCAAACTTACCTGAGCACCAACGGTTGATGCTAGAACAAGTACGGCGGAACGATCCAATTTTGGCAGACAAAAAAGTGCTGATTGTGGATGATGACGTTCGCAATATCTTCGCCCTCACCAGCCTGCTAGAGCGTCAGCAAATGCAGGTGCTCTACGCCGAAAGCGGCAGAGATGGCATCAATACTTTGCAGGCAAATCCTGATATTGATGTGGTGCTGATGGATATTATGATGCCTGGAATGGACGGTTACGAAACCATGGGGGAAATCCGCCAGATTAGCCAGTTTGCCGATCTGCCGATGATTGCCCTCACGGCCAAAGCCATGAAAGGCGATCGCGAAAAATGTCTAGAAGCCGGTGCAAACGATTACATTACTAAACCAGTCGAAATGGAGCAACTGCTGTCTCTACTGCGAGTTTGGCTCTCCCGGTCTAGGGACTAG
- a CDS encoding response regulator, whose translation MPFEPKANILLIDDRIENLIALEEILCKLGQNLVTAQSGKEALRCLLNQDFAAILLDVEMPGMDGFETASLIRQRERSEHTPIIFVTAFSTDDQLQMKGYALGAVDYLLKPINPEILLSKVSVFVELFKKTQEIQRQSAELAMQKVEIIQEQLARQQAEAANRMKDEFMAIVSHELRTPLNAILGWSKLLMAGKLDESATSRALETINRNALSQAQLIDDILDVARLTSGRVKIHQQPVNLLNLISNELESIRPAANEKGIQLTGDFTSDHCIISGDLQRLQQILRNLLSNAIKFTPESGQVEVGLKRIISNESGIIGRNQESQQVTQHPLPITAFAQITVADTGIGIDSDFLPQIFEYFRQADSSSTRSHDGLGLGLAIVRQLVELHGGKIDAASEGKDKGSTFTIFLPLHNPTQCDPSSEMPNQESLPSDLALENISVLLVDDNVDNRNYLVTALELAGAQVTAVASGQEVIDYLQHSHPDVLLSDIAMPDENGYELLQRVRMVEQERGRTIPAIALTAYAKQEDRHQALSSGFQQFLAKPIDPVQLIEVVAKAARAKVGKLTAL comes from the coding sequence ATGCCCTTTGAACCCAAAGCCAACATTCTTCTAATTGACGATCGAATAGAAAACTTGATCGCCCTAGAAGAAATTTTGTGCAAATTGGGGCAGAATCTCGTGACCGCCCAGTCCGGAAAAGAAGCGCTTCGATGTCTGCTGAATCAGGATTTCGCCGCAATTCTGTTAGATGTGGAAATGCCAGGCATGGACGGATTTGAAACCGCATCCCTGATTCGGCAGCGAGAGCGATCGGAACACACCCCAATCATCTTTGTCACCGCGTTTAGCACCGACGATCAGTTGCAGATGAAGGGCTACGCGCTGGGAGCAGTGGATTATTTACTCAAACCAATCAACCCCGAAATTCTGCTTTCCAAAGTCTCTGTATTTGTTGAATTGTTCAAAAAGACCCAAGAGATCCAGCGGCAATCGGCAGAATTAGCCATGCAGAAGGTCGAGATTATTCAGGAACAGCTTGCTCGTCAACAAGCAGAAGCTGCCAACCGCATGAAAGATGAATTCATGGCGATCGTTTCCCACGAACTACGAACCCCGCTCAACGCGATTTTAGGCTGGTCAAAACTATTGATGGCAGGCAAACTTGACGAGAGCGCGACCAGCCGCGCTCTCGAAACGATTAATCGCAATGCCCTGTCTCAGGCGCAACTCATCGATGACATCCTAGATGTCGCCCGCCTGACCAGCGGCAGAGTAAAAATTCATCAACAGCCGGTCAACTTACTCAATTTGATTTCAAACGAACTGGAGTCCATTCGTCCTGCGGCAAACGAAAAAGGTATTCAACTGACGGGTGATTTTACGTCCGATCACTGCATTATCAGCGGCGACTTGCAGCGCCTACAGCAAATTCTTCGCAATTTACTCTCAAACGCTATCAAATTCACGCCAGAAAGCGGGCAGGTTGAGGTGGGGTTAAAGCGAATCATAAGCAATGAGTCAGGGATAATTGGCAGAAACCAAGAGTCACAACAAGTGACCCAACACCCCTTACCAATCACTGCATTTGCCCAAATCACTGTAGCTGACACCGGAATCGGCATTGACTCTGATTTTCTACCTCAGATTTTTGAATACTTTCGCCAAGCAGATTCGTCTTCCACCCGTTCTCATGATGGGTTAGGGCTAGGATTGGCGATCGTCCGCCAACTCGTTGAGCTTCACGGCGGCAAAATTGATGCTGCCAGTGAGGGCAAGGACAAAGGCTCAACCTTTACCATCTTTCTGCCGTTGCACAATCCAACCCAGTGTGACCCATCTTCTGAGATGCCAAACCAGGAGTCATTGCCTAGCGATTTAGCCCTAGAAAATATCTCTGTTTTGTTAGTAGATGACAATGTTGATAATCGAAACTATCTAGTTACTGCGCTGGAGCTAGCGGGTGCTCAAGTCACAGCGGTGGCGAGTGGACAAGAGGTGATAGATTACCTACAACACTCGCACCCCGATGTGTTGTTGAGCGACATTGCCATGCCCGACGAAAATGGTTATGAACTACTGCAACGAGTTCGGATGGTTGAGCAAGAGCGGGGGAGGACAATCCCGGCGATCGCCCTAACGGCCTATGCCAAGCAAGAGGATCGACATCAAGCACTCTCAAGTGGCTTTCAACAATTCCTCGCCAAACCCATTGATCCAGTTCAGTTAATTGAAGTTGTAGCAAAGGCCGCTAGAGCAAAAGTTGGCAAGCTGACGGCCCTCTAA
- the argC gene encoding N-acetyl-gamma-glutamyl-phosphate reductase: protein MSESPVGKIKVGIVGASGYGGVQLVRLLTQHPGVELVYLGGDSSAGQPYTDIYPHLAGSVNLTVEAVDLGEIAQRCQVVFLSLPNGLAHTMAPTLLERGCRVLDLSADYRFENLNTYQSWYGGDRSDQSIAGEAVYGLPELFRDRIRNARLVGCPGCYPTASLLGIAPLLKQGLAQPETLIIDAKSGTSGGGRVAKTGMLLAEASNSLGAYGVARHRHTPEIEAICTGLASQEVMVQFTPHLIPMVRGILATIYATLRDPGLVRDDLLTIYSAFYRSSPWVTVLPSGTYPQTKWAWGTNRCYIGLETDPRTGRVIVMSAIDNLMKGQASQAVQCLNLMMGIEESLGLPTTTFYP, encoded by the coding sequence ATGAGCGAGTCACCCGTCGGAAAAATCAAAGTCGGCATCGTGGGCGCGTCGGGCTACGGCGGGGTGCAATTGGTGCGGCTGCTTACCCAGCATCCAGGGGTAGAGCTGGTCTACTTGGGGGGCGACAGCAGCGCCGGGCAACCCTACACCGATATCTATCCCCATCTGGCAGGTTCCGTCAATTTGACGGTGGAAGCCGTAGATTTGGGCGAAATCGCCCAGCGTTGCCAAGTTGTATTTCTGTCGTTACCCAACGGGCTGGCTCACACCATGGCCCCAACGCTGCTGGAGCGGGGCTGTCGGGTGCTCGATCTCTCCGCCGACTACCGCTTTGAAAATTTGAATACCTACCAGTCGTGGTACGGAGGCGATCGCAGCGACCAGAGCATTGCGGGGGAAGCCGTGTATGGGCTGCCTGAGCTATTTCGCGATCGCATTCGTAACGCCCGCTTAGTGGGCTGTCCTGGCTGCTATCCCACCGCCAGCCTGCTCGGCATTGCTCCGCTGCTCAAGCAGGGCCTCGCCCAGCCCGAAACCCTAATCATCGATGCTAAATCTGGCACCTCTGGCGGTGGTCGAGTGGCCAAAACCGGCATGCTGCTCGCCGAAGCCAGCAACTCTTTAGGGGCCTACGGCGTTGCCCGCCACCGTCATACACCCGAAATTGAAGCCATATGTACTGGCTTGGCCAGTCAAGAGGTGATGGTGCAGTTTACACCCCACCTCATTCCGATGGTGCGGGGCATTTTGGCCACCATCTATGCCACCTTGCGAGACCCCGGCCTGGTGCGCGACGATCTGCTCACCATCTACAGCGCCTTCTACCGCTCTTCTCCCTGGGTGACGGTGCTGCCCAGCGGCACCTACCCCCAAACCAAGTGGGCCTGGGGCACCAACCGCTGCTACATCGGCCTTGAAACTGACCCCCGCACCGGCCGCGTGATCGTCATGTCGGCGATCGACAACCTGATGAAAGGCCAGGCATCCCAGGCGGTGCAGTGCCTCAATCTGATGATGGGCATCGAAGAATCTCTTGGGCTACCGACCACTACCTTTTATCCCTAA